The genomic stretch GGTGGGCAGTCCCACGGCCGCAGTCATCCGCCGCACCTGGCGGTTACGACCTTCCCGCAGCCTCAGGTCCAGCCAGGAGGTGGGGATCGAGCGGCGCTGGCGGATCGGTGGCACCCGCTCCGCCAGACCCGGATCAGCCAGGGTGATGGCCTGGGCGGCGAGGGTGCGTCGGCCCTGCACGATCACTCCCTCCCGCAGCTGCTCCAGCGCGGCCTCGCTGGGGGTTCCCTCCACCTGCACCCAGTAGCGGCGCCAGTGGCCCCAGCGGGGATCCGTGAGGCGTTGCTGCAGTCGGCCATCGCTGGTGAGCAGCAGCAGGCCTTCGCTGTCGGCATCGAGGCGGCCGGCGGCGTAGACCCCAGGCACGGGCACCAGGGGGGCCAGGGTCGACCAGGGGCTGAGCGGCTCGGGGCTGAACTGGCTGAGCACCCCGTAGGGCTTGTTCAGTACCAGGGTGGTCGGGGCCGGCCCGGCCGCGGAGGCTGATTCAGAAACCGCCATTCCTCTGGCGGGCTTTCCAGAGATTCACCACCCCGATTGAAATCAGCAGCAGGCCCAGATCAAGGGTCAGGGGTGGAACGAGCAAGGAGCAAGCCGGCAACGTCCCAGACCCTAGGGCTCTCGATGCAGGGACGGTGCTGCCCCAAGGGCCGGAGATCGGCCCATGGGTGGCCAGCGGGTCGCCAATTTAAGGTGGAGTGACCTTTGCATCGAGCCACGGCAGCGCATGATCGAAACCTCGGGAGTGATCGAGAAGGAACAGGGCAACGGGTTCTACCTGGTCACCCTCGATCAGCCCTCCGGGCACCAGTGCCTCTGCCGTGCCGCCGGCAAGCTCACCAAGTTCCGCATCAAGCTGCTCGCAGGCGACAAGGTGCTTGTCGAGATCAGCCCCTACGACCTCACCCGCGGCCGGATCACCTACCGGGAACGCAACGCCGGAGCCACCGGCCCCAGGCCTGGCGGCAACCGCCCCGGTGGTCCGAGGCGGCGCTGAGCGCAGGCCGGCTTCAGGCTCGGCTCTTGCTCCTGTTCTGGCTTCGGCTCAGGCCACCGGCACCGGCAGGAGAGCTTCAATGGCGGTTTTGAATTCGCTGCGCTGCTTCACTCCGCGCCACTGTTGAGCCAGCTGCTTGGCGTGGAAGAGCTGAACGGTGGGGGTGCCGTTGACACCGGCCTGGGTAGCGATCTCCTGCTCGGCTTCGATGTCTATCTCCACGCCCTGGGCGGCACCGCCGAGCTCCTGCAGCACACGCTTGAGCTGAGGCTTGAGCACATGGCAGGGCCCGCAGCTGGGGGAGGTGTAGACCACCAGCAGGGGCCTGTCACTGTCGTGGTAGAGCTTGCGCAGGGCATAACCGCCTTTCTGCCAGAGGGCAGCGGGGTCGAAGTTGTCGGCATCGCTCACGGCGGTGTGGATGGGTTCACCGCTGGGTTCCGGCTCCACGTTGGTGCGATGCACCGTGGAGGCCAAGCCGTGGTGGGTGAGCCAGCGCTCGGCGGCCAGGGCCGCCTGGCAGCCGCTGCCGGCGGCGGTGACTCCCTGACGCCACTGGGCATCGGCCACATCACCGGCGGCGAACACCCCCTCCAGGCTGGTGTCGGGCTGACCCGGTGTGGTGACGAGGTAACCCTTGGCATCCACCGCTAGCTGGTCCCGCACTAGGCGCGTGTTGGGGGTGTGGCCTATGGCATAGAACAGCCCCCGCACCGGCAGCTCCTCGGTGCTGCCGTCGTCGGGATTGCGCAGGGTGAGCGCCTCCAGCCAGCCGTTCCCCGACACATCGACCACGTCCCGCTTCCAGTGCACGGTGATGGCGGGGTTGGCCAGCACCCGGTCGGCCATGGCGCCACTGGCACGCAGGCTCTCGCGGCGGACGATCAGGTGCACGTGGCTGCCGTACTTGGTGAGATACACCGCTTCCTCGCAGGCCGAATCCCCTCCTCCGACCACCGCCAGCTCCTCATTTCGGAACTGGGGGGTGGCTCCATCGCAGATGGCGCAGGCGCTGATGCCCTGGCTCCAGAACTGCTGTTCGTGGGGAAGGCCGAGGCGGTTGGCGCTGGCGCCGGTGGCGAGGATCACGGCCTGGGTGCGAATCGTGCGCCCCTCGGCGCTGATCCTGAACGGGCGCTCGGAGAGGTCGATCGCCTCGGCATCGGCCTC from Synechococcus sp. CBW1107 encodes the following:
- a CDS encoding pseudouridine synthase codes for the protein MAVSESASAAGPAPTTLVLNKPYGVLSQFSPEPLSPWSTLAPLVPVPGVYAAGRLDADSEGLLLLTSDGRLQQRLTDPRWGHWRRYWVQVEGTPSEAALEQLREGVIVQGRRTLAAQAITLADPGLAERVPPIRQRRSIPTSWLDLRLREGRNRQVRRMTAAVGLPTLRLLRVAIDLMDGGPPLSLEGLAPGEWRPVTAAEQERLNRLLDRRGGRFSR
- the infA gene encoding translation initiation factor IF-1 is translated as MIETSGVIEKEQGNGFYLVTLDQPSGHQCLCRAAGKLTKFRIKLLAGDKVLVEISPYDLTRGRITYRERNAGATGPRPGGNRPGGPRRR
- the trxB gene encoding thioredoxin-disulfide reductase; translation: MSVSSGPRGDEAAVENLVIVGSGPAGYTAAIYAARANLNPLLITGFQDGGIPGGQLMTTTHVENFPGFPDGILGPDLMDRMKAQAVRWGTRLVEADAEAIDLSERPFRISAEGRTIRTQAVILATGASANRLGLPHEQQFWSQGISACAICDGATPQFRNEELAVVGGGDSACEEAVYLTKYGSHVHLIVRRESLRASGAMADRVLANPAITVHWKRDVVDVSGNGWLEALTLRNPDDGSTEELPVRGLFYAIGHTPNTRLVRDQLAVDAKGYLVTTPGQPDTSLEGVFAAGDVADAQWRQGVTAAGSGCQAALAAERWLTHHGLASTVHRTNVEPEPSGEPIHTAVSDADNFDPAALWQKGGYALRKLYHDSDRPLLVVYTSPSCGPCHVLKPQLKRVLQELGGAAQGVEIDIEAEQEIATQAGVNGTPTVQLFHAKQLAQQWRGVKQRSEFKTAIEALLPVPVA